Proteins encoded together in one Triticum dicoccoides isolate Atlit2015 ecotype Zavitan chromosome 7B, WEW_v2.0, whole genome shotgun sequence window:
- the LOC119340656 gene encoding E3 ubiquitin-protein ligase CHIP-like — MSPAADSASGSKRQAELLKQEGNTCFKKDRISAAIDAYTGAIALCQNVAVYWTNRALCYKKRNEWAKVEEDCRMAIHYDSHSVKAHYMLGLALLNRQELAGGIKALEKSLELGRGAHPASYMVEEIWQELSKAKYIEWEGLSKMRSSQLHKLNATCKEALKSYNSLDNPTGDMSEEHLNELDEVFRKAAKADTPTEVPDHLCCKITLDIFRDPVITPSGITYERAVILDHLNRVGKFDPVTREPLEPFQLISNLAVKEAVDVFLKEHGWAYKIR, encoded by the exons ATGTCGCCGGCGGCGGACAGCGCATCGGGATCGAAGCGGCAGGCGGAGCTGCTCAAGCAGGAGGGCAACACCTGCTTCAAGAAGGACCGCATCAGCGCCGCCATCGACGCCTACACCGGG GCTATAGCTCTCTGCCAAAATGTTGCAGTATACTGGACCAACCGAGCACTGTGCTATAAGAAGCGGAA TGAGTGGGCTAAGGTTGAGGAAGATTGTAGAATGGCTATCCATTATGACAGCCACTCCGTTAAG GCGCATTACATGCTTGGGCTTGCACTTCTCAACAGGCAGGAATTGGCTGGAGGAATAAAAGCACTAGAAAAG TCTTTGGAGCTTGGAAGGGGTGCACATCCTGCAAGCTATATGGTTGAAGAGATATGGCAAGAGCTTTCTAAAGCAAAATACATTGAATGGGAAGGCCTATCAAAAATGCGATCCTCTCAATTGCATAAACTGAA TGCAACATGTAAAGAAGCTCTAAAGAGCTATAATAGCCTTGATAATCCAACTGGAGACATGTCTGAAGAGCATCTAAATGAGCTAGACGAAGTTTTCAGGAAAGCTGCAAAGGCCGATACTCCAACAGAA GTTCCTGACCATCTCTGCTGCAAGATTACACTTGATATCTTCAGGGATCCAGTGATCACTCCAAGCGGAATTACTTATGAGAGGGCTGTGATTCTTGACCATTTAAACAGG GTTGGGAAATTTGACCCTGTGACCCGTGAACCACTGGAACCATTCCAACTAATATCAAACCTCGCCGTCAAGGAGGCTGTAGATGTATTTTTGAAGGAACATGGTTGGGCTTACAAGATCAGGTGA